A genomic segment from Colletotrichum higginsianum IMI 349063 chromosome 5, whole genome shotgun sequence encodes:
- a CDS encoding FAD binding domain-containing protein, translating into MAHSPSLPLPILYAEDTPFSEYSTAVWGRVFNARRDFSRRPVAVVQATRKAHVVAAVRLAAERGWRVSVRSGGHSWAAWSVRDEALLLDLGGLGKGIGGGSGTDEGMVYDPATGVVAVAPARTGRELNEYLAGQIGGPDDDSVEGVGRWFPGGHCPDVGLGGFLLQGGMGWNCKNWGWACENVVAVDVVTADARELRCSETANADLFWAARGAGPGFPAIVTRFYLRTRPLTGMFQSLYFYSLDRFDEILNWVIKVSPKASPDLEIVLLALTPPGQTTPQVMANFLAFSSGPDGLIPVHSSHPPGALSTVFAAPTTLPRQYVDQDAANPPGHRYISENAYVADDADVAAVLRRAFTELPTPQSFALYFSMNPCSRRRQRQQQQQQAGANAVNGTEEKDEEKNEGTATAGDMPDMALSMQSDHYFALYTCYPDGEDDERCQGWVSDIMAGVERHAVGSYLGDADFRYRRTRFWGEEQGRRLMGVRRAWDPEGRIAGFLDAEDGSGVEGLKNEFEWE; encoded by the exons ATGGCTCACTCACCATCCCTGCCCCTGCCGATCCTGTACGCCGAGGACACGCCCTTCTCCGAGTACTCCACCGCCGTCTGGGGCCGCGTCTTCAACGCGCGCCGCGACTTCTCGCGGCGGcccgttgccgtcgtccaggCCACGCGCAAggcccacgtcgtcgccgccgtccgcctcgccgccgagcgcggCTGGCGCGTCAGCGTGCGCTCGGGCGGCCACTCGTGGGCCGCCTGGTCCGTCCGCGACGAggcgctgctcctcgacctcggcggcctcggcaagggaatcggcggcggcagcggcaccgACGAGGGCATGGTGTACGACCCGGccaccggcgtcgtcgccgtcgcgccCGCGCGGACGGGGAGGGAGCTCAACGAGTACCTCGCCGGCCAGATCGGCgggcccgacgacgacagcgtcgagggcgtcgggAGGTGGTTCCCCGGCGGGCACTGCCCTGACGTCGGGCTGGGTGGGTTCCTGTTGCAGGGCGGCATGGGGTGGAATTGCAAG AACTGGGGCTGGGCGTGCGAGAACgtcgtggccgtcgacgtcgtcacgGCCGACGCGCGGGAGCTCCGGTGCTCCGAGACGGCGAACGCCGACTTGTTTTGGGCCGCGCGCGGCGCCGGGCCGG GCTTCCCCGCCATCGTCACCCGCTTCTACCTCCGCACCCGGCCCCTGACGGGCATGTTTCAATCGCTGTACTTTTACTCCCTCGACCGCTTCGACGAGATCCTGAACTGGGTGATCAAG GTCTCCCCCAAGGCCTCCCCCGACCTCGAgatcgtcctcctcgccctcacGCCGCCGGGCCAGACGACGCCGCAGGTCATGGCCAacttcctcgccttctcgtCCGGCCCGGACGGCCTGATCCCCGTGCACTCGTCGCACCCGCCGGGGGCCCTGTCGACCGTCTtcgcggcgccgacgacgctgccgcGGCAGTACGTCGACCAGGACGCGGCGAACCCGCCGGGCCACCGGTACATTTCGGAGAACGCctacgtcgccgacgacgccgacgttgccgccgtgcTGCGACGGGCCTTCACGGagctgccgacgccgcagTCCTTTGCGCTGTACTTTTCCATGAACCCGTGCTCGaggcgacggcaacggcagcagcagcagcagcaggccgggGCCAATGCCGTGAATGggacggaggagaaggacgaggagaagaacgaAGGGACGGCTACGGCCGGGGACATGCCCGACATGGCGCTGAGCATGCAGTCGGACCACTACTTCGCGCTCTACACGTGCTAcccggacggcgaggacgacgagcggTGCCAGGGGTGGGTGAGCGACATCATGGCGGGCGTCGAGAGgcacgccgtcggcagctacctcggcgacgccgacttCCGGTACCGCCGGACCCGGTTCTggggcgaggagcagggccgGCGGCTGATGGGGGTGCGTCGGGCGTGGGACCCCGAGGGCCGCATCGCCGGGTTCCTGGACGCGGAGGACGggagcggcgtcgaggggtTGAAGAACGAGTTCGAgtgggagtga
- a CDS encoding Cytochrome P450, with the protein MHGITETIVETVAQHWLSIGLLLVVTWLVKNHYNNGLNKHSGPFLASLTDWWRFFDVKGCRPEVTHRKLHEQYGDVVRLGPNTLSFADPAALKTIYGLNKGFVKSDFYIVQQSIAKGYRLESLFSTTNNDFHSQFRRCVNSAFSMSALVQYEPFVDNTTKLFLSQTEKLFAGNPLGCDFTTWLQFYAFDVIGEITYSKRHGFIEKNEDIDGIVAYLGKLFLYVAPIGQIPFLDRLLLKNPIYLKLSQWGFIDATFPVARFARDRMAERLPELDGKEPLLPVTSGKKLAEQPDLLSKFLAAREARPDFMSDVLVQTMAVSMAFAGSETTAISLAAVFYYLLRNPAALARLRAELDDFARSGGFSDSETGLVTWAESQRLVYLDACIKEAFRMHPAAGLPLERVVPEQGAEIAGTFVKGGTIVGCSAWIIHRRPEIWGDDVDAYRPERWLPDEGRDPAAEERRIKEMNGHMFQFGMGSRTCIGKNISLLEIYKVVPSLLRRFEISLQDPSQEWELVNAWFVKQNNFQAKFERREIVKADGSEKVES; encoded by the exons ATGCACGGCATTACGGAAACGATAGTAGAGACCGTCGCCCAGCACTGGCTGTCCATCGGCCTGTTGCTGGTCGTGACCTGGCTGGTCAAGAATCACTATAACAACGGCCTGAACAAGCACTCGGGGCCCTTCCTGGCCTCGCTGACCGACTGGTGGCGCTTCTTTGACGTCAAGGGCTGCCGGCCCGAGGTGACGCACCGGAAGCTGCACGAGCAGTACGGGGACGTTGTCCGTCTCGGGCCCAACACGCTCTCCTTcgccgacccggccgccctcaAGACCATTTACGGCCTGAACAAGGGCTTCGTCAAG TCCGACTTCTACATCGTGCAACAGTCCATCGCCAAGGGCTACAGGCTGGAGTCGCTCTTCAGCACGACCAACAATGACTTCCACTCGCAGTTCCGCCGCTGCGTCAACTCGGCCTTCTCCATGTCGGCCCTCGTCCAGTACGAGCCCTTTGtcgacaacaccaccaaGCTGTTCCTCTCGCAGACGGAGAAGCTCTTCGCCGGCAACCCGCTGGGCTGCGATTTCACCACCTGGCTGCAGTTCTACGCCTTTGACGTCATCGGCGAGATCACCTACAGCAAGCGTCACGGCTTCATCGAGAAGAATGAGGACAttgacggcatcgtcgcctACCTGGGCAAGCTGTTCCTCTACGTAGCACCG ATCGGTCAGATCCCcttcctcgaccgcctcctcctcaagaACCCAATCTACCTGAAGCTCTCGCAATGGGGCTTCATCGACGCCACCTTCCCCGTCGCCCGTTTCGCCCGCGACCGCATGGCCGAGCGCCtccccgagctcgacggcaaGGAACCCCTGCTGCCCGTGACCTCGGgcaagaagctcgccgagcagCCCGACCTGCTGTCCAAGTTCCTCGCCGCGCGCGAGGCCCGCCCAGATTTCATGTCGGACGTGCTCGTGCAGACCATGGCCGTGAGCATGGCCTTCGCCGGCTCCGAGACGACGGCCATcagcctcgccgccgtcttctacTACCTGCTGCGGAACCCGGCGGCGCTGGCCCGGCTgcgcgccgagctcgacgacttTGCGCGGAGCGGCGGCTTCAGCGACTCCGAGACGGGGCTCGTGACGTGGGCCGAGAGCCAGAGGCTCGTCTACCTCGACGCCTGCATCAAGGAGGCCTTCCGCATGcacccggccgccggcctgcCGCTGGAGCGCGTTGTGCCCGAgcagggcgccgagatcGCGGGCACCTTTGTCAAGGGcggcaccatcgtcggctGCAGCGCCTGGATcatccaccgccgcccggAGATctggggcgacgacgtcgacgcgtACCGGCCCGAGCGGTGGCTGCCGGACGAGGGCCGggacccggcggccgaggagaggCGCATCAAGGAGATGAACGGCCACATGTTCCAGTTCGGCATGGGCAGCCGGACGTGCATCGGGAAGAACATTTCCCTGCTGGAGATCTACAAGGTCGTGCCGAGTCTGCTGCGGAGGTTTGAG ATCTCGCTGCAGGATCCGAGCCAGGAGTGGGAGCTGGTCAACGCGTGGTTCGTCAAGCAGAACAACTTCCAGGCCAAGTTCGAGAGGAGGGAGATCGTCAAGGCGGACGGCAGCGAGAAGGTCGAATCATAA
- a CDS encoding Cutinase, which produces MLFSVAIAVLSGHALAVPYSPQRLQQRQGNDCPPIHIFGARETTAPPGFGAAAGIVEDLTKANQGATNEAIDYPACGGASDCLGISYADSVKNGTTAVAKAVNDFNKKCPQTKIVMLGFSQGAQIIDNAYCGGGDTIEGVKDVNVLISTEALGAVKVAIFMGDPRYIAGLPYEVGTCKTQGFAPRPKGFQCPNGDKIKSFCDSADPFCCNGNDPVAHLQYPSIYGDQIKQFVSDKLK; this is translated from the exons ATGCTTTTCAGCGTGGCAATCGCAGTCCTCTCCGGTCATGCCCTGGCCGTACCGTACTCGCCCCAGCGGCTTCAACAACGACAAGGCAACGACTGCCCGCCCATACACATCTTTGGCGCGCGTGAGACGACAGCCCCGCCGGGCTTCGGGGCAGCAGCCGGGATCGTGGAAGACCTTACGAAAGCAAACCAGGGTGCCACgaacgaggccatcgactACCCTGCTTGCGGGGGCGCGTCGGACTGCCTGGGCATCAGCTATGCCGACTCGGTGAAGAACGGGACCACGGCCGTTGCCAAGGCCGTGAACGACTTCAACAAGAAGTGCCCGCAGACGAAGATTGTCATGCTGGGGTTCTCACAG GGCGCCCAAATCATAGACAACGCGtactgcggcggcggagacacgatcgagggcgtcaaggaCGTCAACGTGCTCATCTCCACCGAGGCCTTGGGGGCCGTCAAAGTGGCCATCTTCATGGGCGACCCTCGATACATTGCCGGACTCCCCTACGAGGTCGGAACGTGCAAGACACAGGGG TTTGCACCACGGCCCAAAGGGTTTCAGTGTCCCAACGGCGACAAGATCAAGTCGTTCTGCGACTCTGCTGATCCCTTCTGCTGCAACGGCAACGACCCGGTTGCTCACCTGCAATACCCGAGCATCTACGGCGACCAGATCAAGCAGTTTGTCAGCGACAAGCTGAAATAG
- a CDS encoding Serine/threonine-protein phosphatase 2A activator: MDPPTSTSKPQPPQQPAFPSIKPLPRTPRSFQTPTKRINTGADLSAFLTTTAYRDILLFLLQLNRSLCPRRSPDGGPATTYPLTSLPPAAALPPSIKALQNLLAAAESLIDLAPPDPGPRRFGNVSFRKWHDLLAERAPALLSEHIPDAVLSFPTTPSSDPPSAELLSYLLGAFGSPQRLDYGTGHELSFLAFLGSLYKLSFFADDVLSTSSGSTAGGDSGAHDTAALDRTIVLAVIEPYLRVVRRLILTYTLEPAGSHGVWGLDDHSFLPYIFGSAQLTSPVVSDADPMPTEGSVRGAPKTGDIVKAAVVDAQRSENMYFAAVGFINDVKKGPFWEHSPILFDVSGVKDGWGKINKGMLKMFNAEVLQKFPVVQHFTFGSLFSWDQDPDAAPVSQSVHAANQPSYNYPATTAPPPPNQGAGTTAPWAATTTSGAPSGRMPPPGGAGIPYTRQPPPPSAAASARAPLAPGMMPMPAGTQQARQGNGAGTTDAQVTLTKAPWAK; encoded by the exons atgGACCCTCCAACGTCGACATCAAAACCACAACCGCCACAACAGCCCGCCTTCCCCTCCATcaaacccctcccccggaCCCCGCGCAGCTTCCAAACCCCCACCAAGCGCATCaacaccggcgccgacctctcGGCCttcctcaccaccaccgcctaCCGCgacatcctcctcttcctaCTGCAGCTGAACCGCTCCCTCTGCCCGCGACGCAgccccgacggcggcccGGCCACCACCTACCCCCTCACCTCGCTACCgccagccgccgccctgcccCCCTCCATCAAGGCCCTCCAGAacctccttgccgccgccgagtcccTCATCGACCTCGCGCCCCCGGATCCAGGCCCCCGCCGCTTCGGCAACGTCTCCTTCCGCAAGTGgcacgacctcctcgccgaacGCGCACCCGCCCTGCTGTCCGAGCACATCCCCGACGCTGTTCTGTCCTTCCCCACCACCCCGTCCTCAGACCCGCCTTCCGCCGAGCTCCTTTCTtacctcctcggcgccttcgGCTCTCCGCAGCGTCTCGACTACGGCACCGGCCATGAACTCTccttcctcgccttcctcggctcCCTATACAAgctctccttcttcgccgatgacgtcctgtcgacctcgtctggctcgaccgccggcggcgacagcggcgcacacgacaccgccgccctcgaccgcaccatcgtcctcgccgtcatcgaaCCCTACCTCCGcgtcgtccgccgcctcaTCCTGACCTACACTCTTGAGCCCGCCGGCTCTCACGGCGTTTGGGGCCTCGACGACCACTCCTTCCTCCCCTACATCTTCGGCTCCGCCCAGCTGACGAGCCCCGTCGTCTCGGACGCCGACCCCATGCCCACCGAGGGCTCCGTCCGCGGCGCTCCCAAGACGGGCGACATtgtcaaggccgccgtcgtcgacgcccagcgctCCGAGAACATGtacttcgccgccgtcggcttcaTCAATGACGTCAAGAAGGGTCCCTTCTGGGAGCACAGTCCCATCCTCTTTGACGTCTCGGGCGTCAAGGACGGCTGGGGGAAGATCAACAAG GGCATGCTCAAAATGTTCAACGCCGAAGTCCTCCAAAAGTTCCCCGTCGTCCAGCACTTCACCTTCggctccctcttctcctggGACCAGGaccccgacgccgcccccgtcTCGCAATCGGTCCACGCCGCGAACCAGCCTTCCTACAACTACCCCGCCACGACCGCGCCTCCGCCCCCTAATCAGGGAGCGGGTACGACCGCgccctgggcggcgacgacgaccagcgGTGCCCCCTCGGGCCGGATGCCCCCGCCGGGCGGTGCCGGTATCCCTTACACGcgccagccgccgccgccgtcggcagcggcttCGGCGCGTGCGCCCCTTGCTCCGGGCATGATGCCGATGCCCGCGGGTACGCAGCAGGCCCGGCAAGGTAACGGGGCCGGGACGACGGACGCGCAGGTTACGCTGACCAAGGCGCCCTGGGCGAAGTGA